In one Neobacillus sp. WH10 genomic region, the following are encoded:
- a CDS encoding DUF1801 domain-containing protein — MTTNKKAGKKSGNLTGHEQVIEYINNLEHPFKKEIEEVRNIILNTNNKITEQIKWNAPSFCFNNQDIVTFNLQGKGFFRLVFHCGAKVKDNKGKGPLFDDTTGLLDWVSDDRAIIKFTDMNDVKVKEKKLEDVITKWIEVTGSQNK; from the coding sequence ATGACAACAAATAAAAAAGCAGGGAAGAAATCAGGGAACCTGACTGGTCATGAACAAGTAATTGAATATATAAACAATCTTGAACATCCCTTTAAAAAAGAAATAGAGGAAGTTCGAAACATCATTTTAAATACAAATAACAAAATTACTGAACAGATAAAATGGAATGCTCCAAGTTTCTGTTTTAACAATCAAGATATCGTGACGTTTAATCTTCAAGGTAAAGGGTTTTTCCGGCTTGTCTTTCATTGTGGTGCCAAGGTAAAAGATAACAAAGGGAAAGGACCTTTGTTTGATGACACTACAGGATTATTGGATTGGGTTTCTGATGATCGAGCTATCATAAAATTTACTGATATGAATGATGTGAAGGTTAAGGAAAAAAAGCTTGAAGACGTGATAACTAAGTGGATAGAAGTGACAGGTTCACAGAACAAATGA
- a CDS encoding CueP family metal-binding protein: MKLKLIVVSLLASIVLAACSGTSTDEGKPAKEKDTSDIKELVSDYSGGNKKVQNASITSQQLIVTNKDGSETAYALPKDEFFVSIAPYVNETHPUTNHSLTGCQGELANKEFKLYIEDEEGKVIRDEMIKSQSNGFIDLWLPRDKTYQIKIEQDGKKVESELSTFEKDATCITTMQLM, from the coding sequence ATGAAATTAAAATTAATTGTGGTTTCTTTATTGGCTTCCATTGTACTAGCTGCTTGCAGCGGTACAAGTACAGATGAAGGAAAGCCTGCAAAAGAAAAGGATACGAGCGATATTAAGGAATTGGTAAGTGATTATAGTGGAGGTAACAAAAAAGTTCAAAATGCCTCTATTACGTCTCAACAACTCATTGTGACTAACAAAGATGGGAGCGAGACTGCCTATGCCTTGCCTAAAGACGAATTTTTTGTTTCTATTGCCCCTTATGTCAATGAAACCCATCCTTGAACGAATCATAGCTTGACAGGTTGTCAAGGTGAACTAGCAAATAAAGAGTTTAAGTTATACATTGAAGACGAGGAAGGCAAAGTAATCCGAGATGAAATGATAAAATCCCAATCTAATGGATTTATCGATCTATGGCTGCCACGAGATAAAACGTATCAAATCAAGATTGAGCAAGACGGAAAAAAGGTGGAGTCAGAGCTCTCTACTTTTGAAAAAGACGCAACTTGCATTACAACTATGCAGTTGATGTAG
- a CDS encoding metal-dependent hydrolase has protein sequence MKIQRLGHAMFVLKSKKGKNYLIDPFFDLNPGFPPDLDTAEFYQSFDCIFLTHGHIDHTSGLTKVTEHKPEIMIVAQYELALILLQQGIKNVLPINFGGSVTFDDVRITMVQAKHTSSYGETQGTPVYAGESAGYIFDFKDDYTLYHSGDTALMTDMKLIQDVYQPEIAILSSSGHFTMGPSEAAYAVNHMLDVKYVIPSHTFPSNETAVSPESLTKLLQAFPVVEFMIDKDKELEELLKGHPKTTVVTIGYGEEREFEK, from the coding sequence ATGAAGATTCAACGACTTGGTCATGCCATGTTTGTTTTAAAAAGTAAGAAAGGGAAAAACTATTTAATTGACCCGTTCTTTGATTTAAATCCCGGTTTTCCTCCGGATTTAGATACTGCGGAGTTCTATCAATCTTTTGATTGCATTTTTCTAACCCATGGTCATATTGACCATACAAGTGGTCTGACCAAGGTAACTGAACACAAACCAGAGATAATGATTGTTGCGCAATATGAGTTGGCCTTGATTCTTCTCCAGCAAGGAATTAAAAATGTGTTGCCAATCAATTTTGGGGGTTCCGTGACCTTTGATGATGTGAGGATTACCATGGTCCAGGCTAAACACACTTCTTCTTATGGGGAAACTCAAGGTACACCAGTTTATGCCGGGGAGTCGGCAGGATATATTTTTGACTTTAAAGATGACTATACTCTATATCATTCGGGTGATACAGCGTTAATGACCGATATGAAATTAATCCAGGATGTCTATCAGCCCGAAATCGCAATTCTTTCTTCATCTGGACATTTTACAATGGGACCAAGTGAAGCAGCATATGCGGTTAACCACATGTTAGACGTTAAATATGTCATTCCAAGCCATACCTTCCCATCCAATGAAACGGCAGTATCCCCTGAGTCGTTAACGAAATTATTACAAGCATTCCCGGTTGTTGAATTTATGATTGATAAAGATAAAGAGCTAGAGGAATTATTAAAAGGTCATCCTAAAACAACAGTCGTTACAATTGGTTATGGTGAAGAAAGAGAATTCGAGAAATAA
- the hprK gene encoding HPr(Ser) kinase/phosphatase, with amino-acid sequence MKKITVENLVRRFSLKVLAGESQLQKMITHSRVHRPGLEFVGHFDFFPTKRVQILGKKEITYLHKLSHEERKFRIGNIVQYHPPCFIVTAGEEGLTYLKHHCNEQGIPLLLTNQPENTSEFITKLDAYLVKELAPEMTVHGVCMNVSGMGILLRGNSGVGKSETAHTLIRRGHRLVADDIVVLKKLSPQTILGTHDEKTKEFLALRSIGLLNVVRLYGRRAFQDESRIALDIHLTKWQKDDLNNELDQEPHYIEYMGVKVPSIEIQLQPGRDVAGLIEAAANNWYLRQQGYSAAEEFMSRIEADIKGSEKQ; translated from the coding sequence GTGAAAAAAATAACAGTCGAAAACTTAGTTCGGAGGTTTTCATTGAAAGTACTGGCTGGTGAAAGTCAACTGCAGAAAATGATAACGCATTCACGGGTCCATCGTCCGGGCCTAGAATTTGTTGGTCATTTTGATTTTTTTCCAACCAAACGAGTTCAAATTTTAGGAAAAAAGGAAATTACCTATTTACATAAATTGAGCCACGAAGAACGTAAATTCCGGATCGGAAATATTGTCCAATATCATCCACCATGTTTTATTGTTACGGCGGGAGAAGAAGGACTTACCTATTTAAAACATCATTGTAATGAGCAGGGAATTCCACTGCTACTAACCAATCAGCCTGAGAACACTTCAGAATTTATAACAAAACTGGATGCATATTTGGTGAAGGAATTAGCACCAGAAATGACTGTGCATGGAGTTTGTATGAATGTGTCTGGCATGGGTATCTTACTTCGCGGTAACTCAGGGGTAGGGAAAAGTGAGACGGCTCACACGTTAATTCGCCGCGGACACCGGTTGGTTGCGGATGATATCGTTGTCCTAAAGAAGCTGAGCCCGCAAACAATTCTGGGTACTCATGATGAGAAAACCAAGGAATTCTTGGCTCTTCGCAGTATTGGGCTATTGAATGTAGTTCGCTTATACGGTCGTAGGGCTTTTCAAGATGAATCACGAATTGCTCTTGATATTCATTTAACGAAATGGCAAAAAGATGATTTGAATAATGAATTGGATCAGGAACCTCATTATATAGAATATATGGGTGTAAAGGTTCCATCCATCGAAATCCAACTCCAGCCTGGACGCGATGTAGCGGGGTTAATCGAAGCAGCAGCTAATAACTGGTATTTAAGGCAGCAAGGATACAGCGCAGCAGAAGAGTTTATGAGCAGGATTGAGGCTGATATTAAAGGTTCTGAAAAACAATAA
- a CDS encoding helical backbone metal receptor, producing MTHFLTDHLGRQVNISTVPKRIISICPAITETLFALGLEKEIVGRTKYCIFPKEIVENVPIVGGTKEVNVETIRDLQADLILAEKEENTEEIVLALEKIAPVFVLEVQKIDDSYRLIETLGLLTNREQAANRLITSCKKSFDDLSCKQNLNAAYVIWRKPYMVVGGTTYINDILNRLGFQNPFEKGELRYPSVTKEELADANLDVLLLASEPFPFQEKHIAEFQSFLPNTKILLVDGEMFWYGAKMLIAGAYLEKLKKEIEKSIK from the coding sequence ATGACACATTTTTTAACTGATCATCTTGGAAGGCAGGTGAATATTTCCACTGTGCCCAAGCGAATTATTTCTATTTGTCCTGCAATTACTGAGACACTATTTGCCCTAGGTCTTGAGAAAGAAATAGTTGGCCGCACTAAATATTGCATTTTTCCTAAAGAGATTGTAGAAAACGTCCCGATCGTAGGCGGTACAAAAGAAGTAAATGTGGAAACAATCCGTGATTTACAAGCAGATCTAATATTAGCAGAAAAAGAAGAAAACACAGAAGAAATTGTGCTTGCACTTGAAAAAATTGCTCCAGTTTTCGTTTTGGAGGTACAAAAGATAGATGATTCCTACCGGTTGATAGAAACGCTAGGATTACTGACAAATAGAGAACAGGCAGCTAACCGCCTCATCACATCCTGCAAAAAATCCTTCGATGATCTTTCATGTAAGCAGAATCTAAATGCCGCATATGTTATATGGAGAAAACCATACATGGTGGTAGGTGGAACGACATACATTAATGATATATTAAATAGACTTGGTTTCCAAAACCCCTTCGAAAAGGGAGAATTAAGGTATCCGTCGGTTACAAAAGAGGAGCTTGCAGATGCAAATCTTGATGTGCTCTTGCTTGCTTCCGAACCATTTCCATTTCAAGAAAAACATATAGCAGAATTTCAATCATTTCTTCCAAATACAAAAATCCTTTTAGTGGACGGCGAAATGTTTTGGTACGGAGCGAAAATGTTGATAGCAGGGGCTTATTTAGAAAAATTAAAAAAAGAAATAGAGAAGAGCATTAAGTAG